In Tenebrio molitor chromosome 6, icTenMoli1.1, whole genome shotgun sequence, one genomic interval encodes:
- the LOC138133169 gene encoding uncharacterized protein yields the protein MAPVGEEQTNTGVPGSPNLNKQDASLHQTNRYDHHSDGNDIVGLTDHRTHRSSQTAEHALATTISTSHALAITNGSSNALASTFSTSNALANTFNTSNALANTCSTSNALAITNGTSNALANTFSTSHAFSITNGSSNALASTFSTSNALTNTFTTSNALAKPSNHRLGTSTATHMDADIKPCIRPRAPRCVHRDQTPSSSPHAGIQSIADARRYKRTKL from the exons ATGGCACCGGTCGGCGAAGAGCAAACCAACAC TGGAGTACCCGGGTCACCGAATCTCAACAAGCAGGATGCAAGCCTCCACCAGACAAATCGCTACGACCACCACAGCGACGGGAACGACATCGTCGGCCTCACCGACCATCGTACCCACCGCTCATCACAAACGGCAGAGCACGCGCTCGCCACCACAATCAGCACGAGCCACGCGCTCGCCATCACAAACGGCTCGAGCAACGCGCTCGCCAGCACATTCAGCACGAGCAACGCGCTCGCCAACACATTCAACACGAGCAACGCGCTCGCCAACACATGCAGCACGAGCAACGCGCTCGCCATCACAAACGGCACGAGCAACGCGCTCGCCAACACATTTAGCACGAGCCACGCGTTCTCCATCACGAACGGCTCCAGCAACGCGCTCGCCAGCACATTCAGCACGAGCAACGCGCTCACCAACACATTCACCACGAGCAACGCGCTCGCCAAACCAAGCAACCATCGCCTCGGCACATCAACTGCAACCCACATGGACGCCGACATCAAGCCGTGTATACGACCGCGAGCACCACGCTGTGTACACCGCGACCAGACACCTTCATCTTCCCCACACGCTGGAATCCAGTCCATCGCAGACGCCAGGAGGTACAAACGCACCAAACTCTGA